The following proteins are co-located in the Pochonia chlamydosporia 170 chromosome 6, whole genome shotgun sequence genome:
- a CDS encoding MFS transporter (similar to Zymoseptoria tritici IPO323 XP_003849163.1): protein MSVQEEAAIDRAKPTMSVGRYLATRLPTLKPPMDHTIAPWTAFRMLNKRQWNSFLCAWSAWVLDALDFFTASLTVTQLAKEFHKTNSDISLGITLVLMLRSVGSVLFGVWSDRFGRRWPFLFNLFLFAVIELGTGFVTTYSQFLACRALFGIAMGGIYGNAAAFALEDVPKSARGLMSGLFQAGYPIGYLLTTVFSRLFLFETPQTWRSLFWFTAGLPIPIMIWRWFLPETQAYQEREALAKSKAAKASAFYREGAMAIANHKLILVYLIVLMAGCNFMTHGAQDFYPTLLISQYGFTADQVTITQVVANIGCASGAIAGGYLSEIFGRRFTVICFCVLAGTLCYPYAYTSTLAVAAPAFFLQFGIQGAFGIMPTHLMEMAPPVIRTFVVGTTYQLGNLASSPAAQLQAKIAEEYFPLPPSKAGVARYDYGKVICAVVAASAVFVIAVAFLGTENKGRSFDVSGEASDNQSIMIKHETPSGYHKEIA, encoded by the exons ATGTCtgtacaagaagaagctgccatCGATAGGGCCAAACCAACCATGAGCGTCGGCCGGTATTTGGCAACACGCTTGCCAACCCTCAAGCCGCCCATGGACCACACCATTGCTCCATGGACTGCCTTTCGGATGCTCAACAAGAGGCAGTGGAATTCCTTTCTT TGCGCGTGGTCCGCCTGGGTCTTGGACGCCCTCGATTTCTTCACTGCGAGCCTTACTGTTACTCAGCTCGCAAAAGAGTTCCACAAGACGAACTCGGACATCAGTCTTGGAATTACCCTGGTCCTGATGCTCAGATCTGTCGGCTCCGTCCTGTTTGGCGTATGGTCCGATCGGTTCGGACGACGCTGGCCCTTCCTCTTCAATCTCTTTCTGTTCGCAGTTATAGAGCTGGGTACTGGCTTCGTCACGACCTATTCTCagttcttggcttgcaggGCGTTATTTGGTATTGCCATGGGTGGCATCTATGGGAATGCAGCTGCGTTCGCTCTAGAAGACGTCCCAAAAAGCGCTCGTGGTTTAATGTCAGGCTTGTTCCAAGCCGGATATCCTATAGGATACTTGCTCACGACGGTATTTTCGCGGCTTTTTTTATTTGAAACGCCCCAGACTTGGCGATCGCTGTTCTGGTTCACTGCCGGTTTGCCTATTCCCATTATGATATGGAGATGGTTCCTCCCTGAGACGCAAGCCTATCAAGAACGCGAGGCTCtcgccaagtccaaggcgGCAAAAGCGTCGGCATTCTATAGAGAAGGCGCCATGGCAATAGCAAACCACAAGTTGATTCTCGTATATCTCATTGTGCTTATGGCAGGATGCAACTTTATG ACTCATGGCGCCCAGGACTTTTATCCTACCCTTCTTATATCGCAGTACGGCTTTACAGCTGACCAGGTGACTATTACGCAAGTCGTAGCCAACATTGGTTGTGCTTCTGGCGCAATAGCTGGTGGCTATCTATCTGAAATCTTTGGACGGAGATTTACTGTCATCTGCTTCTGTGTTTTGGCTGGTACACTTTGCTATCCATATGCTTACACCAGCACTCTAGCCGTCGCGGCGCCGGCCTTCTTCCTGCAATTCGGAATCCAAGGGGCTTTCGGCATCATGCCGACACACCTTATGGAGATGGCTCCCCCGGTCATTCGCACGTTTGTAGTTGGTACAACTTACCAGCTCGGTAATCTTGCCTCCAGCCCTGCTGCCCAGCTGCAAGCCAAAATTGCCGAAGAGTATTTCCCTCTACCCCCTTCAAAAGCAGGTGTGGCTCGGTATGACTACGGAAAGGTGATTTGCGCTGTAGTCGCAGCCTCGGCCGTTTTCGTTATAGCCGTTGCTTTCCTGGGTACAGAGAACAAAGGACGGTCGTTTGATGTCTCGGGCGAAGCTAGTGACAACCAAAGTATCATGATCAAGCACGAGACGCCTTCTGGGTATCATAAAGAGATTGCTTAG
- a CDS encoding NAD P-binding protein (similar to Gloeophyllum trabeum ATCC 11539 XP_007869493.1) produces the protein MSTPQAAHTPLVPAPALFSVKGKHALITGGSRGIGQAMAHALADAGASICLAQRDLTNTTTAAALRAKGIRVELVQCDLTCMQDAKEVVPKAVELMNGRIDIVVNCGGLLKRKPSTEVSEDDWDSVVDVNLKALFFICQAAGRHMVPRRTGKIVNVASLNSFIGGETVASYAASKGGVSQLTKALSNEWAQYNIQVNCIAPGSIATDINRDLRSDPQLYASRIARCPAGRWGTPEDFAGPTLFLCSEASQYVTGSILVVDGGHMGR, from the exons ATGTCGACACCACAAGCGGCACACACGCCTCTGGTACCAGCACCAGCCCTTTTTTCCGTCAAGGGAAAGCATGCCCTCATCACGGGAGGATCAAGAGGGATCGGCCAAGCAATGGCTCATGCCCTGGCCGACGCTGGAGCTTCCATCTGCCTGGCTCAGAGAGATCTTACCAACACTACAACCGCAGCGGCCCTTCGAGCCAAGGGTATCCGAGTTGAGCTAGTTCAGTGCGATCTTACTTGCATGCAAGATGCAAAGGAGGTTGTGCCCAAAGCTGTGGAGCTTATGAACGGCCGCATTGACATCGTGGTAAATTGCGGAGGGCTCCTAAAGCGGAAGCCTTCCACTGAAGTCAGTGAAGACGATTGGGATAGT GTTGTGGACGTGAACCTCAAGGCGCTATTTTTCATATGTCAGGCCGCAGGTCGTCACATGGTTCCTCGCAGAACGGGCAAAATTGTCAACGTCGCATCCTTGAACAGTTTTATAGGGGGCGAGACTGTTGCCTCTTATGCGGCTTCTAAAGGCGGCGTCTCACAGTTAACCAAGGCGTTGAGCAACGAATGGGCTCAATACAATATCCAAGTTAACTGCATTGCCCCTGGATCTATTGCGACCGACAT TAACCGCGACCTGCGATCCGATCCTCAGCTCTATGCTTCGCGCATAGCAAGGTGTCCTGCTGGACGATGGGGCACACCAGAAGACTTTGCAGGCCCAACGTTGTTTCTATGCAGCGAGGCTAGCCAGTATGTGACGGGTAGCATTTTGGTTGTGGACGGTGGTCACATGGGACGATAG